The Carassius carassius chromosome 16, fCarCar2.1, whole genome shotgun sequence genome window below encodes:
- the LOC132159512 gene encoding sphingosine 1-phosphate receptor 4-like — MEVLRSFSSTSSCLDIYNSTSSSLILEHYNYTGRLQHRKPSKKGMSAITILFLCISFFIILENLMVLLAVLFGIRLRHRWIFICIANIALSDLLTGSAYVVNICMSGDHTFKLSPVLWLFREGLLFVALAASIFSLLLIAVERYATMMKPVQRKTATKTYRIYIMVLLCWVTALIIGFLPLMGWNCVCDLRSCSTLLPLYSKSYILFALVIFFIILLTIGALYFSIYCHVRSSTDTISVRNSKRSLRLLKAVISIVGVFMVCWGPLFILLLVDFFCYSRNCSTLFNPEWVIAMAVINSAMNPLIYSFGSLELRKAIAKLLCCCCLKAGLCDPKTFMSKETSSTSGSRRSSLRNSFSKVRNLSTSPQPEPKNYKKPRLSSTTSCLSASSG, encoded by the coding sequence ATGGAGGTCCTGCGTTCTTTCAGCTCCACCTCTTCCTGTCTCGACATCTACAACAGCACCAGCAGCAGTCTCATCCTGGAGCATTACAACTACACCGGACGCCTTCAACACCGCAAGCCCTCAAAGAAGGGCATGAGCGCCATCACCATCCTGTTCCTGTGCATCAGCTTCTTCATCATCCTGGAGAACCTCATGGTGTTGCTGGCCGTGCTGTTCGGCATCCGTCTGCGCCACCGCTGGATATTCATCTGCATCGCCAACATCGCACTGAGTGACTTGCTGACTGGATCCGCCTATGTGGTTAACATCTGCATGTCTGGTGACCACACTTTCAAGCTAAGCCCAGTTCTGTGGTTATTCCGCGAAGGACTTTTGTTTGTTGCCTTGGCGGCATCCATATTCAGCCTGCTGTTGATCGCAGTGGAGCGCTATGCCACTATGATGAAGCCCGTCCAGCGGAAAACTGCCACAAAGACTTACCGTATCTACATAATGGTGTTGCTCTGCTGGGTAACAGCGCTCATAATCGGATTCCTTCCGCTGATGGGTTGGAACTGCGTTTGCGATCTAAGAAGTTGCTCCACGCTGCTGCCACTCTACTCCAAGAGCTACATCTTGTTTGCCCTGGTCATCTTCTTCATAATCCTGCTCACAATCGGCGCTCTCTATTTTTCCATCTACTGCCACGTCCGCAGTAGCACCGATACCATATCTGTACGCAACAGCAAGCGTTCGCTGCGCCTCCTGAAGGCTGTCATCTCCATCGTTGGAGTCTTCATGGTGTGCTGGGGTCCTTTGTTCATCCTCCTGTTGGTGGACTTCTTCTGCTACTCTCGTAATTGCAGCACGCTATTCAATCCCGAATGGGTTATCGCCATGGCAGTGATCAACTCGGCCATGAACCCGCTAATTTACTCATTTGGCAGCCTGGAGCTGCGCAAAGCCATTGCGAAGCTCCTGTGCTGCTGCTGTCTGAAGGCGGGACTGTGCGACCCCAAGACTTTCATGTCCAAGGAGACTTCCAGCACCTCTGGGAGTCGACGTAGCAGTCTGCGCAACAGCTTCAGCAAGGTGCGAAACCTGAGCACCAGCCCTCAGCCCGAACCCAAGAATTATAAGAAACCACGCCTCAGCTCAACCACTTCTTGTTTATCTGCATCGAGCGGTTGA